The following nucleotide sequence is from Peptococcaceae bacterium 1198_IL3148.
CCAATATCTCCAGCGGAGTTTGGTGGTAAGGGGTTATCAGCATCGAGGCGTTACAAAAGAGCTGCTCGTGGGCATATCTAAAGCCGGAATTTTCAATGCCCGCCATTGGGTGTGCCCCTATAAAAACAAAATCGTTAGCAATGGCGGTATCCAGCAGGGCCTCACAGACCATTTCTTTAACCCCACCGCAATCTGTAACAATGCAACCCTTTTTAAAGCTGGCTGCGTGAGTATTTATATAGTCGATGGTGTCTTTAGGATAAAGGGCTACGATTAGCATATCACATTCCGACAAGTTCTTTTCATCAAGGGCATCATCAATGGCCTCAAACAATTTGGCACAATATATCACTGAATCTTGAATATCCGTGCCAAATACTTTATAGTCGGTATTTTGTTTAATGGATTTGGCAATGGACCCGCCAATTAATCCAAGGCCTACCACCCCAATGTTCATTGTTCAAACCTCCTCATCAGTTGTAATAACTCCCGGGCCTCACCGGCCAACTGATTAAAGGCCTCGGGTTTCAACGATTGCGGACCATCGCAAAGGGCGCGACTGGGATCATTGTGCACCTCAATAATCAGACCGTCTGCTCCGGCTGCGATGGCTGCCAATGAAAGGGGCCTTACCAAGCGGGACATCCCTGCGGAATGGCTGGGGTCCACAATGATGGGCAGATGGGTTTTACTCTTCAACACCGGAATGGCTGATATATCTAACGTGTTTCTGGTGGCCGTTTCAAAGGTGCGGATACCCCTTTCGCAGAGAATCACATTTTCGTTGCCACCGGCCAAAATGTACTCTGCACTCATCAGCAGCTCTTCGATGGTATTGGATAAACCACGCTTCAGTAAAATTGGCTTTTGTAGCTTGCCAAGCGCCTT
It contains:
- a CDS encoding prephenate dehydrogenase translates to MNIGVVGLGLIGGSIAKSIKQNTDYKVFGTDIQDSVIYCAKLFEAIDDALDEKNLSECDMLIVALYPKDTIDYINTHAASFKKGCIVTDCGGVKEMVCEALLDTAIANDFVFIGAHPMAGIENSGFRYAHEQLFCNASMLITPYHQTPLEILDFMKQFWLKLGFSNITLCSPEEHDRMIAYTSQLAHVVSSAYVKSKLAPKHQGFSAGSFRDMTRVAKLNENLWTELFFANRQNLISELNGLLERLVEYRDALQFNEPERVKELLQEGRKIKESIAD